A region from the Candidatus Kryptoniota bacterium genome encodes:
- the ccsA gene encoding cytochrome c biogenesis protein CcsA codes for MLQYFVDLLKISLPILYLFTLFLYGLAFFLDEQFGIRNRTRFLLATIAIHFVYLLSRTLLTGHPPVTSVFEIMSVVSFTVALAYVYIEMRSKVKETGLFIISLAFLFEMVSAAFIKDEIHLNPVLKSSVLGIHVGSAMLGYSALAISAVYGGLYLMMYHEIRSNKFGIVYRKLPDLQTLEKLSYRSIILGFALLSVVILVGYAWLPKTIDNFSYSDPKLIITDVVWAVYFFELMTKRAMRWTGRTMVIISIVGFCLTLVSMVVVNVFLQSFHNFK; via the coding sequence ATGCTGCAATACTTCGTCGACCTGCTGAAGATTTCGCTCCCCATTCTATATTTGTTCACGCTATTCCTTTATGGGCTCGCGTTCTTCCTGGATGAACAGTTTGGGATCAGGAATAGAACACGATTTCTGCTGGCGACAATCGCAATCCATTTCGTCTATCTGCTCAGCAGGACACTGTTGACAGGTCATCCGCCGGTTACTTCGGTGTTTGAAATCATGAGCGTGGTGTCATTCACGGTGGCGCTGGCTTACGTGTACATTGAGATGCGGTCTAAAGTGAAAGAGACCGGGCTGTTCATAATCAGTCTCGCTTTTCTTTTTGAAATGGTCTCGGCGGCATTTATAAAGGACGAGATTCATCTTAACCCGGTATTGAAATCGAGTGTGCTCGGAATCCACGTTGGTAGCGCCATGCTGGGTTACAGCGCACTTGCAATATCTGCGGTCTATGGCGGATTATATTTGATGATGTACCATGAAATAAGATCGAACAAATTCGGAATTGTATACAGAAAACTTCCCGACCTTCAAACACTCGAGAAGTTGAGTTACCGGTCGATCATCCTCGGATTCGCGCTCCTCAGCGTGGTAATACTGGTGGGATACGCGTGGCTTCCGAAGACAATCGATAATTTTTCGTACTCCGATCCGAAACTGATAATAACCGATGTCGTCTGGGCCGTGTACTTCTTCGAGTTAATGACAAAAAGGGCGATGAGGTGGACCGGCCGGACAATGGTGATAATTTCAATCGTCGGATTCTGTCTGACGTTGGTATCCATGGTGGTTGTGAATGTCTTCTTACAAAGTTTTCATAATTTCAAATAG
- the hemA gene encoding glutamyl-tRNA reductase, whose translation MLKLTAVSINHRTANVEAREKIFYSPEEIRKISEELRSIGRESLLVSTCNRTELYLIPSTTPRMHADLYGLIRRGKNLSENEFQVDFETFEGFDAVSHLFSVASGIDSLMLGDIQILGQVKEAYNTGVELGMVGSILHHACQVALKAGKRAKTETKISEGAVSVSYAAVELAEKIFGNLRGKTVMLIGAGETAELAAKDLKPKDISHLYIANRTLERAQNLVREIGFGEAIPLEGMGERLPRVDMVISSVGGSDFVLTREIVANAMKGRENSPLLIVDIGVPRNVDPAVRKISNVFLNDIDSLNLIVQKNLEMRRAEIVAVRRVLNEELNDFIKWYNLLEVGPTIKLLREKIERIRSEEVRRNKNRLNESDTELVDEVTKSIVNKILHEPLTNLKNAENGISLVDRVKLIKYLFGLSEDAARDEDEKS comes from the coding sequence ATGTTGAAGCTGACAGCGGTGTCCATAAATCATAGGACCGCGAATGTCGAAGCGCGGGAGAAAATTTTCTACAGCCCGGAAGAGATCCGGAAGATCTCGGAAGAATTGAGATCTATTGGTCGCGAGTCTCTCCTGGTCTCTACCTGCAACAGGACTGAATTGTATCTTATCCCGTCCACAACTCCGAGGATGCACGCCGACCTTTATGGTCTCATCCGAAGGGGGAAGAATCTCTCCGAGAACGAGTTCCAGGTTGATTTCGAAACCTTCGAGGGCTTTGACGCGGTCAGCCACCTTTTCTCGGTGGCCTCCGGGATTGACTCGCTCATGCTGGGCGACATTCAGATTCTCGGCCAGGTCAAGGAAGCTTACAATACGGGTGTTGAGCTTGGAATGGTAGGATCAATTCTTCATCACGCTTGCCAGGTTGCGCTGAAGGCGGGCAAGCGGGCGAAGACCGAGACAAAAATCTCGGAAGGGGCTGTGTCGGTGAGTTATGCGGCGGTCGAGCTTGCCGAGAAGATTTTCGGAAACCTGCGTGGGAAGACGGTGATGCTGATCGGAGCGGGAGAGACTGCAGAGCTTGCCGCGAAGGATCTCAAGCCGAAAGATATAAGTCATCTATATATTGCGAACCGCACTCTGGAACGCGCGCAGAATCTTGTGCGTGAAATCGGGTTCGGCGAGGCAATCCCGCTGGAGGGCATGGGAGAACGGCTTCCCCGGGTAGACATGGTCATATCGAGTGTCGGAGGATCTGATTTCGTATTGACCCGCGAGATTGTGGCGAACGCGATGAAAGGACGTGAGAACAGCCCGCTTCTCATTGTCGATATCGGCGTGCCTCGAAACGTCGATCCTGCGGTAAGAAAGATATCAAATGTGTTTCTGAACGACATCGACTCGTTGAATCTCATAGTGCAGAAGAATCTTGAGATGCGCCGCGCTGAAATTGTTGCAGTCAGGCGCGTACTGAACGAAGAGCTGAATGATTTCATTAAATGGTACAATTTGCTGGAGGTCGGACCGACGATAAAGCTGCTGCGCGAGAAAATCGAGCGAATCAGGTCCGAGGAGGTCAGGCGGAACAAGAACAGACTCAACGAGAGCGACACTGAACTCGTGGATGAAGTCACAAAATCCATTGTGAACAAGATCCTGCACGAGCCGCTTACCAATTTGAAGAATGCAGAGAATGGAATTTCGCTCGTCGACCGGGTAAAGCTGATCAAGTATCTGTTCGGACTTTCCGAAGATGCTGCCAGAGACGAAGATGAAAAAAGTTAG
- the hemC gene encoding hydroxymethylbilane synthase, translating to MKKVRIGTRGSQLALYQSQIVAGYLEKSLGAGSVEIITIKTTGDKILDAPLSKIGDKGLFTKEIEKALLGSEIDCAVHSLKDLPTVLPDGLEITAFSEREDVRDALVARDGMKFLELPKGSTLATGSLRRRSQILHLRSDLNLVDMRGNLNTRLKKLEEEGYAGMMLAYAGIKRLGMANRVTEILEPSVILPAVGQGVIAVESRASDDRMKELMRGYNDHDSKIAALAERAFLRRLEGGCQVPIGVYTSLGENKVTGMVASLDGETIVREAVAFDKKDPEKTGTLLAEKLLTMGAGTILEEIRREFENGNLKAGSRDRAD from the coding sequence ATGAAAAAAGTTAGGATCGGAACGAGGGGCAGCCAGCTCGCACTCTACCAGTCACAGATCGTTGCTGGATATCTGGAAAAATCTTTAGGTGCGGGTTCGGTCGAGATAATAACAATTAAAACCACCGGCGACAAGATTCTTGACGCTCCCCTTTCGAAGATAGGTGACAAAGGACTCTTTACTAAAGAGATAGAGAAAGCCCTCCTTGGTTCCGAGATTGACTGCGCCGTGCACAGTCTCAAGGATTTACCGACTGTTCTTCCGGACGGGTTGGAGATCACTGCGTTCAGCGAACGGGAAGATGTGCGCGACGCGCTTGTTGCCCGGGACGGGATGAAATTCCTCGAGCTCCCCAAAGGGTCCACTCTTGCGACTGGTAGTCTGCGGCGACGATCTCAGATACTTCATTTGAGAAGCGATCTTAACCTTGTGGACATGCGAGGGAATCTCAACACTCGGTTAAAGAAACTTGAGGAGGAGGGATACGCGGGTATGATGCTCGCATACGCGGGAATAAAACGTCTCGGGATGGCTAACAGGGTCACAGAAATATTGGAACCATCCGTCATCCTCCCGGCGGTCGGGCAGGGCGTCATCGCTGTCGAGTCGCGGGCGTCGGACGATAGAATGAAAGAACTGATGAGAGGCTACAATGATCACGATTCTAAAATCGCCGCCCTCGCCGAACGCGCGTTCCTCAGGCGCCTCGAAGGCGGATGCCAGGTACCGATTGGTGTATACACATCACTTGGAGAGAATAAGGTGACCGGGATGGTTGCCTCCCTCGACGGCGAAACGATCGTCAGAGAAGCGGTGGCGTTTGATAAGAAGGATCCGGAGAAAACCGGCACTCTTCTCGCTGAAAAACTTTTGACGATGGGAGCCGGCACGATACTCGAAGAAATAAGACGTGAATTTGAAAACGGGAATTTGAAAGCAGGCTCCCGGGATCGCGCGGACTGA
- a CDS encoding uroporphyrinogen-III synthase, protein MHTDLPLSRKRIVVTRTEDQSESVAATLKALGAAVLVVPTIRIEPVELTREEVKRISAYCEYDIVIFTSYNCVKNFFRHAPARDPGGKRPVIVAIGKKTAEALSDIKLEPDIVPSKFSSDELIKGITNLDWRGKRVLIPRGSISGNEIKEFVESSGGIADDVIVYRTVINRLLDPELKDEIASGKFDTVAFFSPSQARNFVSIFGPDVLVGKEIAAIGPTTRNAIEEMGLHVDVIPGNATTEELIASLIEHEKA, encoded by the coding sequence TTGCATACTGACTTGCCTTTGTCGCGCAAGCGCATTGTCGTTACACGTACCGAAGATCAATCTGAAAGTGTTGCTGCCACACTCAAGGCGCTGGGAGCGGCGGTCCTCGTGGTCCCGACGATCAGGATCGAACCCGTGGAGCTGACCCGGGAAGAGGTAAAACGTATTTCTGCGTACTGCGAATATGATATAGTGATCTTCACTTCGTACAATTGCGTGAAGAATTTCTTTCGCCATGCTCCGGCGCGTGACCCGGGCGGCAAGCGTCCGGTGATCGTTGCGATCGGAAAGAAAACCGCTGAAGCGCTCTCTGACATCAAACTTGAACCGGACATCGTTCCCTCAAAATTCAGTTCGGACGAACTTATTAAAGGAATTACAAATCTCGATTGGCGGGGCAAAAGAGTCCTGATCCCCAGGGGAAGTATCTCGGGAAATGAAATCAAAGAATTCGTCGAGTCAAGCGGCGGTATCGCGGATGACGTCATCGTCTATAGGACGGTGATAAACCGTCTCCTCGACCCCGAGCTCAAGGACGAAATCGCTTCGGGGAAATTCGATACGGTTGCATTCTTCAGTCCTTCCCAGGCGAGGAACTTTGTAAGTATTTTTGGTCCGGATGTCCTCGTAGGAAAAGAGATAGCCGCCATCGGCCCGACGACACGAAATGCGATCGAGGAAATGGGACTTCATGTCGATGTGATACCGGGAAACGCGACAACGGAAGAATTAATTGCGAGTCTAATTGAGCATGAAAAAGCTTAG